GCTGATAGTCCAATGGACTATGAGTAATAAAATCCCGTGCAGTTAAGAGCCCTGGCCATAGAAGGCAAACCTGGGCGCTCCGGGCCGGAAAGTGGCCAAAACCCGTTCCCTGGCGAGAAAAAGCCTTTCGTATTTGCCCTGCATTGCGATATCTCTGACCAGGCCAGTATAGATGTATAGGCAATTTCAGGGAAATTGCCCCGCTTTTTCTAATATACAAAGATCGCAAACCGCAGTCTTGCGCTTGTTTTTTCCGTCGTTGCTACGGTAGAACATGTTGCTACGGTAGCAAAAATAGCATCAAAAATTTTATTTGTCTTTCTTCCAGGTGTTTATGGAAAAGTTTGGCGCCCTGCCCAAATTGGATACTGTGTCCACAAAATCATAATCGGCCTTACTTTTTTGACAAATAAACAAAATAACTTGACAAATACAGTATAGTATAATATATTATATTTGGAGGTGGCAATATGAATGTTACAGTTTATCTTCATGAACCTATTTTAATAAAAGCAAAAGAAAGAGCTAAGGCAATGGGGATCAGTCTGTCTAAATTGGTTGAAACGGGGCTTAAAAACATGGTTGGGGTAAATAAAAAACAGGAAGCGCTGGATTGGATTATAAAATTTGCAGAATCCGGAGAGTTTGCAGGACAATTTGCTGATGCAGATAGGTTTATCAAAGAAGAAAGAAAAAGAGCAGAAAGGGATTTTTTATGAAAATTGGGTTAGATACAGGAGTTCTGATAAATATTGCAAAAAAAGACAATAAAGCATTGCAACTAGCGAAAGACTGGAGAGAAAAAAGAGACATTCTTGTTTTAAGTTCAATATCTATCGCCGAAATATTAAGGTATTTTCATAAACAAGAACTGGGATTGGTTAAGGCAGGACATAGTGAAGCAGTACCCGATAAAGTAGTTAATAATAGAAAAATGGGAATGTATAAGTATATAGACAAATTGATCGAGGCATTTGAAATTGTTGATGTAAATATAACCATTGCAAAAAAAGCAGCTTCTTTATCTCATGGAACTGGAATACATCTGCTAGATTCGCTGATATTGACCACAATGCTAGAGAAAGAATGCGATGCTTTCTATACATATGATAGTGATTTTTCTGCTTATAAAGGAAAGAAAATAAAGATTAAAACTTTATAACGTAAAATAAAACGTCTAAGATCAAAACCTTATATCATGAAATTGTCGCATCAGAGCTTAT
Above is a window of bacterium DNA encoding:
- a CDS encoding type II toxin-antitoxin system VapC family toxin; this translates as MKIGLDTGVLINIAKKDNKALQLAKDWREKRDILVLSSISIAEILRYFHKQELGLVKAGHSEAVPDKVVNNRKMGMYKYIDKLIEAFEIVDVNITIAKKAASLSHGTGIHLLDSLILTTMLEKECDAFYTYDSDFSAYKGKKIKIKTL